In a single window of the Centropristis striata isolate RG_2023a ecotype Rhode Island chromosome 18, C.striata_1.0, whole genome shotgun sequence genome:
- the aida gene encoding axin interactor, dorsalization-associated protein isoform X1 has product MSDVNKTIQKWHASFKKGTDFDSWGQLVEAIDEYQILARQLQKEVQSTNSTDFTEEQKKTLGKVATCLEMRSGSLQCTQSKEDFKLEELKKVETIIQNILTYNKEFPFDVQPVPLRKILAPGEEENLELEEEEDAAAGAGSTEAFPPRAPASQGTLLPRLPSEPGMTLLTVKIEKIGLKDAGQCIDPYMTISVKDLNGVDVNPVQDTPVASRKEDTYIHFSVEVEIQRHVEKLPKGAAIFFEFKHYKPKKRFTSTKCFAFMEMDEIKPGPIVIELYKKPTDFKRKKLQLLTKKQLYLHLHQTLHKDS; this is encoded by the exons ATGTCTGATGTCAACAAGACTATTCAGAAATGGCACGCCAGTTTTAAGAAAGGCACAGACTTTGACTCGTGGGGACAATTAGTGGAGGCTATAGATGAGTACCAAAT TTTGGCAAGGCAGCTGCAGAAAGAGGTCCAGTCGACAAATTCAACAGACTTCACAGAGGAGCAGAAG AAAACTTTAGGAAAGGTTGCAACATGCCTGGAGATGAGAAGTGGCAGTCTGCag TGCACCCAGTCCAAGGAGGACTTCAAGCTGGAAGAGCTGAAGAAAGTGGAAACCA TAATTCAAAATATTCTGACCTACAACAAAGAATTTCCCTTTGATGTGCAGCCGGTGCCCTTAAG AAAAATCCTGGCTCCAGGTGAGGAGGAGAAcctggagctggaggaggaggaggacgctgCAGCAGGAGCCGGTTCTACAGAAGCTTTCCCTCCCAGAGCCCCCG CTTCGCAAG GTACCTTGTTGCCACGTTTACCCTCAGAGCCTGGGATGACACTACTCACAGTGAAGATTGAAAAAATCGGGTTGAAGGATGCGGGGCAGTGCATCGACCCGTACATGACCATCAGTGTTAAAG ATTTGAACGGTGTAGATGTGAACCCAGTGCAGGACACTCCCGTGGCCTCCAGGAAGGAAGACACCTACATCCACTTCAGTGTGGAGGTGGAGATCCAGAGACACGTGGAGAAACTACCAAAAG GAGCAGCTATCTTCTTTGAATTCAAGCACTACAAACCCAAAAAGAGGTTCACCAGCACTAAATGTTTTGCCTTCATGGAAATGGACGAGATCAAACCTGGCCCGATCGTCATCGAACT GTACAAGAAGCCCACAGACTTCAAGAGGAAGAAACTGCAGCTTCTCACAAAGAAACAACTCTATCTCCATCTTCATCAGACGTTACACAAGGACAGCTAA
- the aida gene encoding axin interactor, dorsalization-associated protein isoform X2, with amino-acid sequence MSDVNKTIQKWHASFKKGTDFDSWGQLVEAIDEYQILARQLQKEVQSTNSTDFTEEQKKTLGKVATCLEMRSGSLQCTQSKEDFKLEELKKVETIIQNILTYNKEFPFDVQPVPLRKILAPGEEENLELEEEEDAAAGAGSTEAFPPRAPGTLLPRLPSEPGMTLLTVKIEKIGLKDAGQCIDPYMTISVKDLNGVDVNPVQDTPVASRKEDTYIHFSVEVEIQRHVEKLPKGAAIFFEFKHYKPKKRFTSTKCFAFMEMDEIKPGPIVIELYKKPTDFKRKKLQLLTKKQLYLHLHQTLHKDS; translated from the exons ATGTCTGATGTCAACAAGACTATTCAGAAATGGCACGCCAGTTTTAAGAAAGGCACAGACTTTGACTCGTGGGGACAATTAGTGGAGGCTATAGATGAGTACCAAAT TTTGGCAAGGCAGCTGCAGAAAGAGGTCCAGTCGACAAATTCAACAGACTTCACAGAGGAGCAGAAG AAAACTTTAGGAAAGGTTGCAACATGCCTGGAGATGAGAAGTGGCAGTCTGCag TGCACCCAGTCCAAGGAGGACTTCAAGCTGGAAGAGCTGAAGAAAGTGGAAACCA TAATTCAAAATATTCTGACCTACAACAAAGAATTTCCCTTTGATGTGCAGCCGGTGCCCTTAAG AAAAATCCTGGCTCCAGGTGAGGAGGAGAAcctggagctggaggaggaggaggacgctgCAGCAGGAGCCGGTTCTACAGAAGCTTTCCCTCCCAGAGCCCCCG GTACCTTGTTGCCACGTTTACCCTCAGAGCCTGGGATGACACTACTCACAGTGAAGATTGAAAAAATCGGGTTGAAGGATGCGGGGCAGTGCATCGACCCGTACATGACCATCAGTGTTAAAG ATTTGAACGGTGTAGATGTGAACCCAGTGCAGGACACTCCCGTGGCCTCCAGGAAGGAAGACACCTACATCCACTTCAGTGTGGAGGTGGAGATCCAGAGACACGTGGAGAAACTACCAAAAG GAGCAGCTATCTTCTTTGAATTCAAGCACTACAAACCCAAAAAGAGGTTCACCAGCACTAAATGTTTTGCCTTCATGGAAATGGACGAGATCAAACCTGGCCCGATCGTCATCGAACT GTACAAGAAGCCCACAGACTTCAAGAGGAAGAAACTGCAGCTTCTCACAAAGAAACAACTCTATCTCCATCTTCATCAGACGTTACACAAGGACAGCTAA